A window of Salvelinus alpinus chromosome 31, SLU_Salpinus.1, whole genome shotgun sequence contains these coding sequences:
- the LOC139561591 gene encoding sterile alpha motif domain-containing protein 9-like encodes MAHNTGSSLSNARHRESFVGSQIRDSISLLDVLYSNAFEEEDIDSAVAKETEVDFYRGAPPQWLNFYWAERATSADKTTPFIKRDGYTELIENIMKRSKGDLTSTMNLLHQPGSGGTTLAKQVLWDMRKKLRCAVLTGATSDIPAIAKQVIHLFTAGGQGHQNTVLLLLEDERILENLQDAIMKETAEKNIKTNRPVVIILNCVRKAVIKQEDHNNSRHIILRTELSEAEKQQFEEKQIEISRSYINEHKQFHGFNIMQSNFSGDYVKETCAFLDVRKNRRSKNSQLLAFLSLVNAYVPGSHLLQSQCQAFLGPPDPIYGGPSFEQRMEPFTHLIVTFPARQGQDKHVCMAHSLIAQQCVKVLAMAGVTRSDTARNFLTEFCREEVQQFLVQDMLTKREIGEERKDTFSRLIQDIEGEESKSNVVSVLQLASEIFKQNPFLPQNLARFLYIERRAYFKAEKWAKIAKERDPNSSFVADTLGQVYKNHLKSKVRDPSISAQDILELAEKAFEAFKDEERAAENEQGADMQDDGMTKVTNIFNNRGLFSYLQVANIVFESLVSLDKNWQKVLTMEISADSFVSIGQKKLFKYKPLIISLRDEVERKCEFFDSYLTYSKHSIEKDEPHYFQTDVKNCYCKYVGTCTPIHSESAIDVPLQKLKEEMLRCLDKGYDKMHFWEEIKKDWEKKKDGGGENNASQNLILANIILSEVETASPMLTPLPILRSILERNLLANFGNQTPEFYFLVLLLFWPEEHKKMDFNMDLNKCVLEMQDSYKNTYKKHLRLRYLRPLIFLGRGEGLSRLVHRSKIDNLLVEESGEVWREPSVQDLLLPVNGVVRQRRVFARVDGKEIEVSAEEQSKVWKSGGVCFYLGFTIRGPVAYGIHYPSHSDRIKEEEPRKMLEVPDIKLIKDGAVRSCPTCANVMESTNWVQVEPAVFTEEGPMFRYTPGLD; translated from the exons AAGTTTTGTTGGAAGTCAAATCAGGGATTCCATTTCACTTCTGGATGTTTTGTACTCAAATGCATTTGAAGAAGAGGACATAGACTCCGCAGTAGCTAAGGAGACCGAGGTAGATTTTTACAGAGGAGCCCCACCTCAATGGCTTAACTTCTACTGGGCTGAAAGGGCAACGTCAGCTGATAAAACAACCCCCTTTATCAAAAGAGACGGATACACTGAGCTGATAGAAAATATTATGAAACGGAGTAAGGGCGACCTGACTTCTACCATGAATCTGCTGCATCAGCCAGGCAGTGGAGGAACCACTCTGGCCAAGCAGGTGCTCTGGGATATGCGTAAAAAGCTCAGATGTGCTGTTCTTACAGGTGCTACCTCAGATATCCCCGCTATCGCCAAGCAGGTGATTCACCTTTTCACTGCAGGCGGTCAAGGCCACCAGAACACTGTGCTCTTACTGCTGGAAGATGAGCGTATTCTGGAGAATCTGCAGGATGCCATCATGAAAGAGACTGCAGAGAAAAACATTAAGACCAACAGGCCTGTGGTCATCATTTTAAACTGTGTGCGTAAGGCAGTTATCAAACAAGAGGACCATAACAACTCAAGACATATTATTCTCAGGACGGAACTTTCTGAAGCAGAGAAACAACAGTTTGAGGAGAAACAGATTGAGATCAGTCGAAGCTACATTAATGAACACAAACAGTTTCATGGCTTTAACATAATGCAATCCAATTTCAGTGGAGATTATGTTAAAGAAACGTGTGCCTTTTTAGATGTCAGGAAAAATAGAAGATCTAAAAATTCCCAGCTTCTTGCATTCTTATCACTGGTGAATGCCTACGTCCCTGGCTCCCACCTTCTGCAGTCTCAATGTCAGGCATTCCTTGGTCCTCCAGATCCCATTTATGGAGGTCCTTCCTTTGAGCAGCGAATGGAGCCTTTCACTCATCTGATAGTGACATTCCCTGCTCGACAGGGACAAGACAAACATGTCTGCATGGCTCACTCACTGATTGCACAGCAGTGTGTTAAGGTACTGGCTATGGCAGGTGTGACCAGGAGTGATACAGCAAGGAACTTTCTGACTGAATTTTGTAGAGAAGAGGTACAACAATTTTTAGTTCAAGACATGTTAACGAAAAGGGAAATTGGAGAAGAGCGAAAAGACACGTTTTCCAGGTTGATTCAAGATATTGAAGGCGAAGAATCCAAAAGCAATGTTGTATCTGTTTTACAATTAGCTTCAGAGATATTCAAGCAAAACCCATTTCTTCCTCAAAATCTTGCTCGTTTTCTTTACATTGAGAGAAGGGCCTATTTTAAAGCGGAGAAGTGGGCAAAAATAGCAAAAGAAAGAGATCCTAACAGTTCATTTGTTGCTGATACACTGGGGCAAGTATACAAGAACCATTTGAAGAGCAAGGTCCGTGATCCTTCCATCTCTGCACAAGACATCTTGGAACTGGCAGAAAAGGCCTTTGAGGCTTTCAAAGATGAGGAAAGGGCTGCTGAAAATGAGCAAGGAGCAGACATGCAAGATGATGGTATGACCAAAGTCACAAACATCTTTAACAACAGAGGACTATTTAGTTATCTACAGGTTGCCAACATTGTTTTTGAATCACTTGTCTCGCTTGATAAAAACTGGCAAAAGGTCCTTACCATGGAAATATCCGCTGACTCCTTCGTATCAATCGGACAGAAAAAGCTCTTCAAGTACAAGCCACTCATCATCAGCCTCAGGGATGAGGTGGAGAGGAAATGTGAGTTTTTTGACAGTTACTTGACTTACTCCAAGCACAGCATAGAGAAAGATGAACCACATTACTTTCAGACTGATGTCAAGAACTGCTACTGCAAATATGTGGGGACATGCACACCTATACACTCAGAGTCTGCAATAGATGTACCCCTCCAGAAGCTCAAAGAGGAAATGCTTCGCTGTCTTGACAAGGGCTATGATAAAATGCACTTTTGGGAGGAAATAAAAAAGGATTGGGAAAAAAAGAAAGATGGTGGTGGTGAGAATAACGCTTCCCAAAACTTAATCCTTGCCAACATCATCTTAAGCGAAGTGGAAACAGCATCTCCAATGCTTACCCCTTTGCCAATCCTAAGAAGCATTCTGGAGAGAAATCTTTTGGCTAATTTTGGTAACCAAACCCCAGAGTTTTACTTCTTAGTCCTTTTGCTGTTTTGGCCCGAGGAGCATAAGAAAATGGATTTCAATATGGACCTCAACAAATGTGTTCTGGAGATGCAAGACTCCTACAAAAATACATACAAGAAGCATCTTCGCTTAAGGTACCTTCGCCCCCTTATTTTCCTGGGACGGGGTGAGGGTTTGAGCAGACTGGTTCATAGATCAAAAATAGACAACCTATTGGTAGAGGAGAGTGGTGAGGTGTGGAGAGAACCCAGTGTCCAGGACCTTCTTCTTCCAGTCAATGGAGTGGTTAGACAGCGCAGGGTGTTTGCGCGCGTTGATGGCAAGGAGATTGAAGTTTCTGCCGAAGAACAAAGCAAAGTTTGGAAGTCCGGAGGCGTCTGCTTCTACCTTGGCTTCACCATTAGAGGTCCTGTGGCCTACGGCATCCACTACCCATCCCATTCGGATAGGATTAAAGAGGAGGAGCCTCGTAAAATGTTGGAAGTACCGGACATCAAATTGATTAAAGACG GGGCTGTGAGAAGTTGCCCAACATGTGCCAATGTGATG GAATCTACCAATTGGGTTCAGGTTGAACCTGCAGTCTTCACTGAAGAAGGCCCAATGTTCAGGTACACTCCTGGATTGGATTAG